A region of the uncultured Bacteroides sp. genome:
AGGGCATTATGGACTTGCTTTTGATTATTATACCCACTTTACTTCACCTATCCGCCGTTTCCCTGACTTGATGGTTCATCGTCTGCTGACCAGATACCTGGAAGGAGGAAGAACCGTTTCGGAAAGTAAATATGAGGATCTTTGCGTACACAGTTCAGACATGGAACAAATTGCTGCAAACGCAGAACGCGCATCAGTTAAATACAAACAAGTGGAATTCATGAGCGAACGTCTAGGGCAAACCTTCGACGGAGTTATTTCAGGCGTTACTGAATGGGGATTGTATGTGGAGCTGAACGAAAACAAGTGTGAAGGAATGGTTCCTGTTCGCGATCTGGACGATGACTATTATGAATTTGACGATAAGAATTACTGCTTGAAAGGCCGTAAGAAACACAAAACATATAGTTTAGGAGATGCTATTACAATAAAAGTTGCACGTGCAAACATAGAGAAGAAACAACTTGATTTTGCATTAGTTGAATAAAAACAGTCACTTCTATGAAACCTTTTTTAGGCTCAAATTGTTTTTTAGTAAGTTTATTAGAAAAATGAAACAAAACAAAACAATAGCTGTTGTCCCCTATGTTGAAATAGATAGATATGCGGGTGTGTGGTACGAAATTGGTCGATACCCACACTGGTATGAAAGAGGCGCCTATAATGTTTCAGCCGAGTATATTTTAAGAAATGATTATCTTGAAATTATTAACCGATGCAAAAGGGCAAAAAAAGAGCATCAGGTAAAAGGTAAAGCTTTCATTGTGCCCGATTCAGGAAACGCTAAACTAAAAGTACAGTTTCAATGGCCATTCAAAGGCGATTACTGGATTATTGATTTAGACGAGGATTATCAGTGGGCTGTTGTTTCTAATCCTTCACAAACAAATTTATGGATTCTTTACCGCAAACCAACAATCTGCAATGAAGAACTTCGCTCCATTGTTTATCGTTTGGTAAATCGAGGGTTCGAGTTGGCGAAAGTTCATTGGACAAAGCAAACAGACAAAACAAGAAAATGAAAACAGTAATATTAGAAGAACAAGAAAAAGTAGAAGAAATTATTTCCCGAAGCGATATTTGTTTTGTAGGAATGGTTGATAGCCAGAACGCCCCCTATGTTATCCCTATGAATTTTGGATATAAGGACGGAGTTATTTATTTACATTCCGGTCCTACAGGGCATTCTATTGATATACTTAGTAAGAATAACCATGTCTGCATAACTTTCAGCATTGATCATGAACTGGTTTTTCAGCATCCAAAGGTAGCTTGCAGCTATCGCATGAAAGCTAAAAGCGTGATTTGCCGTGGCAAGGTATGCTTCATTGAAAATCTAGACGATAAACGAGAAGCGCTTAATATAATTATGAGCCACTATTCAGACAAGACTTTTGAATATTCAGACCCTGCGGTGAAGAATGTAAAAATATGGGAGATTCCCATTGACAGCATTAGTGCCAAAGAATATGGTGTCCCTCATTAATAGTATAAATGAGACTAAAAAGGTGAAGGACACCCACTAAAAGATGAGAGATGAGAGATAAATATAAACTTATCTTCTTTGACGACGAACTGAAGCTTTTGGAGCAGATGAAGAAGAGTTCTCTTTTTTCACTTTTACAGTAGAAGTTGATGCATTACTTTTTCTCTTAGAGCTCTTTTTTACAGACTTCTCAGTAGCTGATGAAGCTGACTTCTTTGTCTCATTCTTCACAATTGTATCGGTAGGATTTTCCCAAAGATGTTCCTCAAAAGCCTTTAACTGACCTTCTATCTTTTTCTGCTCCTTAATCATAGCACTATCTGTTGGGCAATATTGTGCTAGAGTCTGATTCAGCATATTGGTCGTTTTATAGATATCACCCTTATATTGGCGAGTAGTAAAATAATCCTCTAAACTAATATTTGCTGTGTTATTCAGATTACTTGTCATAACATTCGTACGTACCAGATAAGGACCTAAGTCATTATAATTAAGCCAGAACATAGGATATTTGATAACTTCCGTAGAGAAGTCGCCAGAGCGATGAAGCACAGGACAAATAGCAACAACCTTTGAATTGTAAGTGGACGAATGCTGATCAAAATACCAGACTTCTTTTATAAAATAGCTAAGAACCTCATTACCTGGTATATCACTATTATCAATAGAATAAAGAGTATCTTTGGTCTGTGTATCTCTTTTTATCTGATGATAGATATGAAAACGATCAAGTACGTCTTTAAATTTGATTTTATTATCTGCTGTCAAAGCTTCTGTTCCATCCAGATGATATTCATAAGCAGGAATCTTTCCATCTGCAATCAACTTAAAAATTAAAGTAAAAAGATTCATTTTATCACCAATAGGTTCCACCGGATAATATAAGGCAGTATTCTTTTCCTGCTTCAAATCAAGCGTTCTGTAAATTTCTCGTTTCCATATTACCTCCTGAGGCATACTTATTTGCCCGGTATATTGAGTTTGCGCCCGTACTGAAAGGGCTGGCCCAGATTCTTTAACTTCCTGTTTTGCTTTACGCGCTTTAGGTTGCGCTGCAACCTGAAACATGCCAAGTGTAGTGCAAAGAAAAGCCATGATACATATAAAGCGTTTCATATATCTGTATTTTATTAATTTACAATTACTTCTAGAGTTGTAGGGAGCAGGCGTTCAATGCCATCAGGACCAACAGCTCTTACCCGTGAAATATAGAATCGTTTTCCACGAGACAATTTACGGAATACATCTCTTTGCCTTGATGAGAACTTACTTCCAGCTGATAGTTCAGGAACAGCATTTCCCATATTATCAAAGAACACCGTTTCAAAGCTAAGGACACGGAAATTCACATTCAGCAGTCCATCGTCTATTGCTGCAGCAATTCCATCTGTACCCATTAAAAGAGCCTTTGAAAAGCCTGTGCCTCCACGGTATTTCTTAGGGTTTCCAGGAGTACCTTCATATTCTATAAACGGCATTGGATCTGGTAACTGCCTTACCCTATATACAAAATTACCCATAAGTTGAGTTCTTCCTCCTACATTAGCCATAACAGCGAATTCAGTCTGACCGGTTCTTGAAGGACGTACTATGTATCCTCCGGGTACAGACCTCAAAGCTCCGTTTCCATTGGTTACCTTCATTTGTACATTCTGACTCGAAATTCCCGGAACAGATACACTCATTGGATTATCGTATCCAGCATAGAGTACATTCATCATTGTAGCAGCTACCGTTGCCGAAGGATTTATAACAGTATATTTCTGAGAGAAGTTTCGTCTCAGAATATCTCCATTTCCCTTGTTTAATTCCAAATAACCCGCCAAAGTGAACTCTCCTGTATTATTGCATACTGTTTGATAGAACCCATTATTTCCCGCCGGCAATAATCTGTTTCCAATATATACTGATGGTTTCTGCGTTGAATCTACCGCCGCCAGAATAATCTGAGCAGTGAATTTTCCTCCACGTACAATAGTCTGTGCACTAGGTATTACATAAGCATTTACCTGATTCACACGAATATCTCTCACATCTATATTTTTCACTAACGTATGCAAAACTTCTCCTTCGGCGTAACGAACGTCATTCTGCAACTTGGTCAGCAAAGTAACAGCAGCCGCTACAGGAGTATTCTCAAAAATATATTCCTGCCAGTTCTTTCCTATAGTTGTAGCTCTTCTTGGGACTGCGGTACCCAAGTTACTACTTATTATCTTTCTTTGTGCGCTATCAGTTACCATGGTCAGAATAGCTTTTCTGTAGCTATTTATAGCCTTAAACAACTTTTTTCCTTGGCCGGTGCCTGGAGCTAACATCACAAGATTCGCTGCTTCCAGATCTTCTTTATTCTTTATATCATTTACATTAGCCTCATCACCATCAGCAGCCTTAACTATTTTATATTTTAATTTATCAACATAGTTATAAAGAGAGTCCGACATCTTTCGCACATGTTGAGCTTTATCAAACCATTCCTGCACCTTTTCCGGATTTTTACTCAAGAAATCAGCCATATCTTTATACAATGTCTGATTCTGCCTCGTTGAATTAGCAGTTGATCTGTTCAGGCTCTCATCTACCAATGAAAAGCCATTGAGCACATCTGAAGAAACATTCAAAGCCAGCAAAGCCATCAAGACGAGATACATTAAGTTTATCATCTTCTGACGTGGAGACTCTGATCCAATTGATGCCATATTTATCTACTAATTTATAATTGTTGTTGGTTGTTCATGTTTACCGTCATAGCCTTCAGCATTCGAGCATAAACTTTGTTTAACTCCTCAATTTGCTGTGCCATCTTCTCGGTTTCCGCATGGAACTTCTCACTATCTCCGGTTGAGCCCTCATACATATCCTTGATACGGGTCAAACCTTTGTTTACTTTGTCTATTGTATCAATCTGAGAACTTATACTTTTCAGTTGGATTTCATAAATGGTATTTAATCCCATCAAATTACGATTCAGAGACTGCATTTGTTCCACGTATCCCTGAGAGTTTGAAGTAATTGATTCTGAATTATCACTGATGCTTTTGTATGATCTCAACAAAGTATCCGAAACCTCAGCTAATGAATTTGTGGCTGAATTAAAGCGTTCCAAAGTATCTGCCATTGATTGTAGCTTGCCAAGATAAACAGCTGTTGCATCTGCCACCTCTGGAGAGTTAGCCACAACTTCACCACTAATCCCTGCTGCCCAGTTCTCATCACCAGGAACAGGCATTCCACCTACAAATTTAACTTTCTCACTATCGGACACAGGTGTTTCTTGTACGCCAGCCGGCACATATTGAGCACTTCCTGATACTGTGAACGCTACACCTTGTGAAGACAACGGTTGAGCCGTCCTTGTATTTGTGGTATACTGACTTACAGAAGGTCGGTTTATTGCCTGTTCTACAGCGGTGGTGGGTAACTTCTCTTCTTCAATATCCTTATCAGAATCAAACCATTCATGCTTCTTATCATGACTTGCACCGGAAATCTTTATATCGGGAAACACACTTTCCCATTTATATGATTTAGACGGACGGTCGAAAGCTGATATAAAAAATACAATAATTTCAGTACCCATACCAATCCACAACATCATGTTTGCCCCCGGCAAATGGGTTAGCTTAAACAATACACCCGTAATTACGATTGAAGCACCCCAACTATAAGCATAGTTAAGCAGCACTTTCCCTCTGTAACTGGCCATAAAATCCTGAAATCTACGGAACAGGCCTCTCTTCTTATTATTGTTACTCATAGTTATCTGCCTTTTTTATTATAACCAATCTGCGTTCTGACACAACGGAAGCCAATGTAAGATCTGTTCTCATTCTGATATTCATAAGAACGGGCATCAGAGCGCACATAAGCTGCTACATCTTTCCAAGAACCACCACGAACGGTTTTCTTCTTCATCACATAAGGGTCCTCCTTTGCTGCATTGTACTTCAGTTCAGGATTCATATCATTCATGGAAAGTACGCCAGCTTCCGTGTAAACCGTAGAAGTCCACTCGGAAACATTACCTGCCATATCATATAAGCCATTTGAATTAGGAGAATAAGACCCCACTTTAGTGGTAATCAAATTTCCATCTTTTGTATAGTTACCCCTACCGGGTTTAAAGTTTGCATAATAACAGCCTTTATCTGATTTTGTATCACCAGGCTTCCATGGATAAGCATTATTTTCCTGCCCTCTTGCAGCAAATTCCCATTCCACTTCGGTGGGTAACCGATAACGTTGTATCTGACGGGCAGCACCTCTCAATCCAGCCAATAAATAGTTTGTCCGCCAAGCACAGAAAGCATTTGCCTGTTCCCATGAAACACCCACTACAGGATAATCGTTATAGCTGGGATGATTGAAATAAAGCTTCATATAAGGTTCATTATATGAGTTCTGAAAATCGTTCACCCAGCAAGTCGTATCCGGGTAAATATTGACGATATAACTATTCTGAAAATCATATAAAGAAGAGAGCTTGCGAGTAATTGTCTGATTCACAATCCTGCCTTCGTCATTAATATATGCGGTATCCTTTGAAATCATAACCACCTCATCATTATTCACCGGAATATCCGTGTTTCTGTTTCTATCGGCAGGGTTTAACCTATTCTTACGAAGAGCAGCCTGAGTCTGATCAAAGTATTCATAATAATAGTTCATCTGCTTGGCATCAAGCATTTTAGTTCCGTCAATTGGGTGAACTGTATAAACGCTGTTAATTGCAGCTTGCTCTTCTTCCGTTGCATGTTTCCATGGAATTGGTTTTGCCCAGTTTAAATGAGGCTTGATAGGATCTCCGTTCCTGTCTTCAGTTATCTTGTAAGCTTCATTGCCGCCATAGGCAGGGTCAGCTAAACGTTCACGAATAATGGAATCTCGTACCCAGAACACAAATTGTTTGTATTTGGAATTACTTACTTCTGTTTCATCCATCCAGAAAGCATCTACTGATACATCCTTTGAAGGAATAGATTTCCCCCAAAGACTGTCAGTTTCACTTGGCCCTACTTTAATAGATCCTCGTTTAATGAGCACCATCCCGTAAGGTGCCGGTTCATCCCATGCCACCGCACCAACACCTGTCAACTCACCTCCCGTAGAAGACTCTCCGATTGGACCTCCACATGAACTTAGTCCAACTGCAATAACTATACTTGCTATGAATAAGATCTTTTTCATATTTATTATAAAATACGTATACTTTTATGTTTGTTTTTACTGTGTCCCGAGAAATTAATATCCGTTGAATAATTGACAATCAGATCATGACTTCCACTTCCGGCTCCTATTTGCGACGTAAACATATCGTAAGCGTAGCCCACAGTAATATTCTTTATTTTTGCTCCAACTAAAAACGTTACTGATGTACCCGGACTATACGACAAACCACCATAGAAGGTTTTATCATTATAATTATAGAACATCCGTCCCGTTAAGTCAACTTTTGTAGAGACCAAATCACTCTTTAATAAAAAAGATGGCTGTATCCAAATTAACGGGTTTTCCGTTTTAATATTGCATCCACCTGTTAAATAAATAGTAGGATCTACCTTAAACTTATTATTTTCACCCAGCAACACAGTTGGAGAAGTAAGATGAGTGACCGAAAGTCCTGTATAATAACCCGGATGTGTATAATATGCCCCCACTCCTACATCCATGCTCATCCCAGAGATGGTGGTGGTTGGAAAAGCATTATCGTTAGTCTCATCACCCAAATTGATATTAGTCGGATCAAAAGAAATATTCAATGCGCCAACCTGCATTCCAAAGCCAAGCTGTCCTTTTCCAATCTTCTTTTTATAAGAATACTGCAAGCTAAACATTTGATTTCTGAAAAGGCCAATCCCTTCATTAAAAAGAGTAATACCAACTCCATGCTTACTTCCAAGGAAATTGAACGGCATATCAGCACCGAAATACATTGATTTTGGTGCGTTGGTAAAACCCATCAATTGCTGACTATAAGCGCCAGATAGCATTAGTTTATCCATTTGTCCGGCATTAGCAGGATTATAATATCCGGTCACCGCCCAATACTGACTGAATTGCGCATCAAACTGTGCATTCGCAGCAAAGCAGCAAAGCAAAGCAAAACAAAAGAAAAGAAATCTTTTAAATGTCATTTATGTATCAAACAAAGTATATACCTATGTTTATTAACTGCAAAAGAGTCAATAAATTGTGTTACTTTCCATATAATGAAGTACAAAGCTCAAAAAAAACAGTTAAAAGAGAAGCGGTATGCCAACAAAAAAAGGAAGGTATTAAAATTACCTTCCTTTAATAAGTTTGTTAATACTCTTCCTCGTTGAAGAAGAAGTCTTCTTTGCTGGGATAATCCGGCCAAATATCTTCGATACTTTCATATATCTCACCTTCATCCTCCATTTCCTGAAGATTTTCAATCACTTCAAGTGGTGCGCCAGAACGCATCGCGTAATCAATAAGTTCATCCTTGGAAGCAGGCCAAGGTGCATCTTCCAGTTTAGATGCCAATTCCAATGTCCAATACATAGTTGTTAGTATTAAAAATGATTACTAGCTCGTGTTTTAATTTTCCCGCAAAAGTATAATAAATAATCTCATTTGCAAGTTTTATCCCAGAATATTTCACTACTATTATTACTTATATTCTGTTTTCGCGATAAAAGGAACAAATAATCAGATAAACGGTTGATAAATGCTATTACATTCTCATCTATGGTACAAGTCATTGCGAGTGATAATATACGTCTTTCGGCCCGGCGGCAAACTGTTCGGCAAACATGACAAACTGCAGATTTACGACTTCCTCCAGGTATAACAAAACGATTTATCTCTGGCAATTGTTCATCTATCGTGTCTATTTCATTTTCTATAGCTTCTATGTCTGACAGCAGAATGATGCTAGATTGATTCAGAGTAGTGTTGTTCTGGTCAGTGGCCAGATAAGATCCTACCGAGAAAAGCTTATGCTGTATCTTTAAAACAAAGCTCTTATCTGATTCATCCTCCAGATATGTAACCAGCAAACCTAGCTGGGCATTCAGTTCATCTACCGTGCCATACGACTCTAAACGGATGTCTGTTTTAGAAATCCTTGTTCCACCTACCAGAGAGGTGGTACCTTTATCTCCTGTTTTAGTATATACTTTACTTTTCTTCATTGTGTTTTTTATTATAGCTTGATATGTTAACCGTCAAACATATTTAAAAGTTCACGATATAGTGTTGCTTTATCTTTTTTTTATCAAAATAGATGATACCCATATCATAAAGATCGAAAGTTATCCCCAATCGTTCATCAGCCACCAGCTCTCTCCACCAGTTCTTTATCTCAGAAGAGGAATAAATATCTTGTATTACAAAAACGGAACAAGGATTGCTTTTATTCATACACTGTTCAAACATTGTTTGAATGGTGGACAAAGAATATTCTCCAGGGTGTAAAAGCAGAAAGTCGAGAGTATTCAATTCATATATTGCTTCAGGAAGCAAAGCTGAAACATCTCCGGTCCGATAATCTATCTTGTTACTATTATAACTAAATAAACGAATAGCCAGATCATTTGCAGGAGATTTCTCATCCAAAGTGATGAAACGAGCCTCTTTCCTGGAGCAAGACAAATAGAGACTGCTTACCCCGGCAGAAGTTCCAATCTCAAGAATAGTATGAGGTTTTGCGTCATTGGCCAGTCTAAAAAGAAGTTCATAAATACGGAAACTGTCAATATAGCGTTTCCATAAAGCAGGTGATTTTTTCCGTGCTTTACAAACTATCTCTCTTAAATACTCGTAATCATAATAAGGAGCCTTTTCGAAAAAAACTCCGGTAATCAGATTAAAGGCAAAGGGGGAATGCACCCCATAGCCTTTACGATGCCGGAACCTCAGCAACCAAATTAAAGCTCTTTTATAAAACATTTTTCTCTTCATAATGAAAAATACGTATCACCACAGGGGGTTTCTTACTTAATGATGACAAATATAATATTTTTGGTTTAATATAATCAACGATACCTTATATTATTAAAATGAATGGCGAAACATTCAAAACATCTTGTACAAAACAATTAATTCTTCTGTACAAAAGAAAACATTGTTTTGTACAAAAGATTGTTTTCTTTTGTACAAGCATTCATAAATCACTCTCCAACAATAAAAAACAGCCCGCCGGATATTATAAAATATAATAGAGATATTTACAATCCTCACTAAAACAACAAGGGCAGAATTTCGCTCCTTCACAGGACTAAAATTCCGCCTCTTGTAACACTAACAAATCTAATCTAAACAAACATATCTTATCTAATCTAACACTTCATTTTATCTCTGCAAAGTAACCGCCATCAAACCAATAATTACATCATTAGCTTCAGTTGTTAACTGCAGACTTTTTAGTTCTTTTGATTTATCCAAAGGAAGATCAAGCAACACACCCCCACCTCCTTT
Encoded here:
- a CDS encoding DUF2795 domain-containing protein — protein: MYWTLELASKLEDAPWPASKDELIDYAMRSGAPLEVIENLQEMEDEGEIYESIEDIWPDYPSKEDFFFNEEEY
- the gldL gene encoding gliding motility protein GldL — protein: MSNNNKKRGLFRRFQDFMASYRGKVLLNYAYSWGASIVITGVLFKLTHLPGANMMLWIGMGTEIIVFFISAFDRPSKSYKWESVFPDIKISGASHDKKHEWFDSDKDIEEEKLPTTAVEQAINRPSVSQYTTNTRTAQPLSSQGVAFTVSGSAQYVPAGVQETPVSDSEKVKFVGGMPVPGDENWAAGISGEVVANSPEVADATAVYLGKLQSMADTLERFNSATNSLAEVSDTLLRSYKSISDNSESITSNSQGYVEQMQSLNRNLMGLNTIYEIQLKSISSQIDTIDKVNKGLTRIKDMYEGSTGDSEKFHAETEKMAQQIEELNKVYARMLKAMTVNMNNQQQL
- a CDS encoding cob(I)yrinic acid a,c-diamide adenosyltransferase produces the protein MKKSKVYTKTGDKGTTSLVGGTRISKTDIRLESYGTVDELNAQLGLLVTYLEDESDKSFVLKIQHKLFSVGSYLATDQNNTTLNQSSIILLSDIEAIENEIDTIDEQLPEINRFVIPGGSRKSAVCHVCRTVCRRAERRILSLAMTCTIDENVIAFINRLSDYLFLLSRKQNISNNSSEIFWDKTCK
- a CDS encoding SUMF1/EgtB/PvdO family nonheme iron enzyme; translation: MKKILFIASIVIAVGLSSCGGPIGESSTGGELTGVGAVAWDEPAPYGMVLIKRGSIKVGPSETDSLWGKSIPSKDVSVDAFWMDETEVSNSKYKQFVFWVRDSIIRERLADPAYGGNEAYKITEDRNGDPIKPHLNWAKPIPWKHATEEEQAAINSVYTVHPIDGTKMLDAKQMNYYYEYFDQTQAALRKNRLNPADRNRNTDIPVNNDEVVMISKDTAYINDEGRIVNQTITRKLSSLYDFQNSYIVNIYPDTTCWVNDFQNSYNEPYMKLYFNHPSYNDYPVVGVSWEQANAFCAWRTNYLLAGLRGAARQIQRYRLPTEVEWEFAARGQENNAYPWKPGDTKSDKGCYYANFKPGRGNYTKDGNLITTKVGSYSPNSNGLYDMAGNVSEWTSTVYTEAGVLSMNDMNPELKYNAAKEDPYVMKKKTVRGGSWKDVAAYVRSDARSYEYQNENRSYIGFRCVRTQIGYNKKGR
- a CDS encoding lipocalin family protein, which produces MKQNKTIAVVPYVEIDRYAGVWYEIGRYPHWYERGAYNVSAEYILRNDYLEIINRCKRAKKEHQVKGKAFIVPDSGNAKLKVQFQWPFKGDYWIIDLDEDYQWAVVSNPSQTNLWILYRKPTICNEELRSIVYRLVNRGFELAKVHWTKQTDKTRK
- the gldM gene encoding gliding motility protein GldM, producing MASIGSESPRQKMINLMYLVLMALLALNVSSDVLNGFSLVDESLNRSTANSTRQNQTLYKDMADFLSKNPEKVQEWFDKAQHVRKMSDSLYNYVDKLKYKIVKAADGDEANVNDIKNKEDLEAANLVMLAPGTGQGKKLFKAINSYRKAILTMVTDSAQRKIISSNLGTAVPRRATTIGKNWQEYIFENTPVAAAVTLLTKLQNDVRYAEGEVLHTLVKNIDVRDIRVNQVNAYVIPSAQTIVRGGKFTAQIILAAVDSTQKPSVYIGNRLLPAGNNGFYQTVCNNTGEFTLAGYLELNKGNGDILRRNFSQKYTVINPSATVAATMMNVLYAGYDNPMSVSVPGISSQNVQMKVTNGNGALRSVPGGYIVRPSRTGQTEFAVMANVGGRTQLMGNFVYRVRQLPDPMPFIEYEGTPGNPKKYRGGTGFSKALLMGTDGIAAAIDDGLLNVNFRVLSFETVFFDNMGNAVPELSAGSKFSSRQRDVFRKLSRGKRFYISRVRAVGPDGIERLLPTTLEVIVN
- a CDS encoding class I SAM-dependent methyltransferase, translated to MKRKMFYKRALIWLLRFRHRKGYGVHSPFAFNLITGVFFEKAPYYDYEYLREIVCKARKKSPALWKRYIDSFRIYELLFRLANDAKPHTILEIGTSAGVSSLYLSCSRKEARFITLDEKSPANDLAIRLFSYNSNKIDYRTGDVSALLPEAIYELNTLDFLLLHPGEYSLSTIQTMFEQCMNKSNPCSVFVIQDIYSSSEIKNWWRELVADERLGITFDLYDMGIIYFDKKKIKQHYIVNF
- a CDS encoding pyridoxamine 5'-phosphate oxidase family protein, translated to MKTVILEEQEKVEEIISRSDICFVGMVDSQNAPYVIPMNFGYKDGVIYLHSGPTGHSIDILSKNNHVCITFSIDHELVFQHPKVACSYRMKAKSVICRGKVCFIENLDDKREALNIIMSHYSDKTFEYSDPAVKNVKIWEIPIDSISAKEYGVPH
- the gldN gene encoding gliding motility protein GldN, whose amino-acid sequence is MKRFICIMAFLCTTLGMFQVAAQPKARKAKQEVKESGPALSVRAQTQYTGQISMPQEVIWKREIYRTLDLKQEKNTALYYPVEPIGDKMNLFTLIFKLIADGKIPAYEYHLDGTEALTADNKIKFKDVLDRFHIYHQIKRDTQTKDTLYSIDNSDIPGNEVLSYFIKEVWYFDQHSSTYNSKVVAICPVLHRSGDFSTEVIKYPMFWLNYNDLGPYLVRTNVMTSNLNNTANISLEDYFTTRQYKGDIYKTTNMLNQTLAQYCPTDSAMIKEQKKIEGQLKAFEEHLWENPTDTIVKNETKKSASSATEKSVKKSSKRKSNASTSTVKVKKENSSSSAPKASVRRQRR
- a CDS encoding PorP/SprF family type IX secretion system membrane protein gives rise to the protein MTFKRFLFFCFALLCCFAANAQFDAQFSQYWAVTGYYNPANAGQMDKLMLSGAYSQQLMGFTNAPKSMYFGADMPFNFLGSKHGVGITLFNEGIGLFRNQMFSLQYSYKKKIGKGQLGFGMQVGALNISFDPTNINLGDETNDNAFPTTTISGMSMDVGVGAYYTHPGYYTGLSVTHLTSPTVLLGENNKFKVDPTIYLTGGCNIKTENPLIWIQPSFLLKSDLVSTKVDLTGRMFYNYNDKTFYGGLSYSPGTSVTFLVGAKIKNITVGYAYDMFTSQIGAGSGSHDLIVNYSTDINFSGHSKNKHKSIRIL